The following coding sequences are from one Phalacrocorax carbo chromosome 13, bPhaCar2.1, whole genome shotgun sequence window:
- the DDIT4 gene encoding DNA damage-inducible transcript 4 protein, with protein MHGLWERLAGGERGRLETSDCESLGSASGSEGDAEYAEGASLPDLDLLHDPEDELLCANLMDVVQAMLGRAPLGAKRCSRLLMPAQLLAQVRTELLRLACSEPCGLRGALLDLCVEHGKACHDVGHIAVDPAVVPTFQLTLVLRLDSRLWPKIQGLFTSGPAFTPLKLSTGFRVIKKKLYSSEQLLIEEC; from the exons ATGCACGGGCTGTGGGAGCGGctggcgggcggcgagcggggcCGCCTGGAGACCTCCGACTGCGAGTCGCTGGGCAGCGCCTCCGGCTCGGAGGGAG ATGCAGAGTATGCCGAGGGGGCCTCCCTGCCAGACCTGGACCTGCTGCATGACCCCGAGGATGAGCTGCTCTGCGCCAACCTGATGGACGTGGTCCAGGCCATGCTGGGCAGAGCCCCGCTGGGCGCCAAGCGCTGCTCCCGGCTCCTCATGCCGGCCCAGCTCCTGGCGCAGGTGAGGACGGAGCTGCTGCGCCTGGCCTGCAGTGAGCCCTGCGGGCTGCGCGGGGCTCTCCTCGACCTCTGCGTGGAGCATGGCAAGGCCTGCCACGATGTGGGGCACATCGCTGTGGACCCCGCCGTGGTGCCCACCTTCCAGCTCACCCTGGTGCTCCGGCTGGACTCCCGCCTCTGGCCCAAGATCCAGGGACTCTTCACCTCAGGACCGGCTTTCACACCGCTGAAGCTGAGCACGGGCTTCAGGGTCATCAAGAAGAAGCTGTACAGCTCCGAGCAGCTGCTCATAGAGGAGTGCTGA